In Vicia villosa cultivar HV-30 ecotype Madison, WI unplaced genomic scaffold, Vvil1.0 ctg.004484F_1_1, whole genome shotgun sequence, the genomic stretch AATCTAACTAAAATGTGATGATGTTACATATGGCTAGCTTAAGTAAAATTAAGGAGTTTTGCATATATGGCTTTTCAAATAGATAATGATTTAGAACCAACCTTTTACATCCCAATTTAAGTTGATTAAAACAACTGAGCTACTACAGATGAAATATTGAACGTATATCACTCTCTAGGCCAATACTCGAGAGTGATATACGTTCAATGTTTCATCTGCAGTATAAATATGTTTCACCGGCTCATGTAGATAGTAGATTTGTCTTAATTTCTAATTTCACGAATTTAGTAATTTATTTTGGAACACCAATTTCAGGAAATCCTTGTGCTCCTCGCCTTACAGTGCAGCTAACAGTTGATAGCCAATACTCTCAGACAAAGTCAAGCTTCAGTTCCATTAACCATTCCTGTTTCTTAAAGCCGCGCTATCAGGAAAGTCAAACATCTTGGGGCAGAGAAGAAGAAACATCTGCAGCCATATCTGAGCTCTTTGAAGGCTTTCTGACAATTGGAACACTTGGTGCAGAGGCAGTTACCAATGAGCCAGCAACACCAACATTTGCTACGCCTTTAGAAAACCTACCTAAGAAAGATGTGATGGAGACTGAACTAAAGCTCATAAGTTATGAGCTTGAGAAATTCCTTGAGGCTGAAGAAGAATGTTTTAATGAATCATCAAGAAAAAACAGTCTTAGCAACATCACACTTAGCAGAAAGGAAACAGATGGATCCGATGCTGAAGAATATGGAAACGAGGCTGTATGTCCACTGCAAGGATATTTATTGGGGTCATCGTTCAAAATTATAGAGAAAGTAGAAGTGACGGAAGAGTGGGCATCACTTGCTGAGCTATTTCAAAGGACAAAGACAACAAAAGAAGAATGTACAGAGACAGGAGTAAAAGAGAAACAAGTCAAGCAAGCACAGAAGTCTGCCATGCATATTATGAAAAATATGTGGAAAAAGGTCTACAGTTCCTCAAAAAGCTGTAGCACCGCCGGGAATATAGTTGATTCTACTACAACCAATGCAAAGCTCCGTAAGGTTGGTCCCTATTACTAGATATTCTATTACATACTACCTCGATCCCTAAATATAGGACCCCATTGAGCAAATGAGAATTGAAAAAAGATGATTGTGATATTCAATTTATGGACAATTTGTATAGTTTTACAACTCTACCTTTAAGAgagaattagtaaaaaaaattataagaatatTTATTGCATAGAAAAAGATGTAATATAAATGAAGAAACGATTATAGAGAAATAATTAATACATTTTGAAATATAAAAGGATCTTATAAAAAGGGATAAAAAAACTCGAGAAGGTCTTATATTAAAAGATGGAGATAGTATTTAACAAGACTCTATCCGAAGGTTAGTCTAGGTATATGAGTTAGGACGCTGAAGGAGGTGCAGGATTCATTCCCTACTGCTAACCAAATCTTCCTTGTCCTAACAAATTAACTAACATTTCTCTACCAAATATATCGAAAAatggaaataaaaatattatcaatAAGACAAAGACATAAATTTAATGGTAGCTTGCTATCATTTAGAATAAAGTAAAACTCTAGAGTTTGGCCTAACTCATTTCTACAAAACCAGCTTGTAAAATGAAGATTGTTTCCACTTATAAACTAATCTTAaggtcatatattgtccgatATAGGAATCTTAACACACCCCCTTACGCCCAGGACTGGAGATATGGAGCGTGAGGGTGGTCCAATAGCGGAAACCTGATAGCAGGTGGCCCAATGGATCTTAAACgagactctgataccatattagaattagagtttgacctaacctAACTCATTTTTATTGAAACCagcttgtaaggtgaggattgccTCCACTTATAAATACATCTTCAGGCTATATATTGTCCGACGTAGGACTCTTAACAGAGgataaaaaaaatcatcataTTAACATTTTAAAATTGTGAAGCATTCTTATAGGCCATTAAATGAAGGAATTCTAATAAGCATCTTCCTGAATAAGTTTAGCTATGAAAATAAAACCACAATTTGAATATTTCATCTTGAACACACAAAACAATCataatatgttattttatttggtttattcGTCTGGGTATGCAGGTTCCACGCAAGTTTCACAGAAAAGTCTATCCTAAAGACACCATTAATGCAAAAAGTGTTACTAAATCCCACAAAGATGATAATGAAGGCACCAGAAACCCAGATCCTGGCAGAAAATTTAATACAGATAACAAGTCAAAAAAGTGGTCTAAACACTGTGAGACCATCTGGAACCCATCGCAAGATGGCCTAAGTTGCGACGGGTCGACAGGGAACAATGAGCACTGGATCAAAACAGATGCCGAGTGTAAGTACTGCATATTTCTAGAATCTGATTATTCACACAATGATTTGATAAACATATTCCATCAGCATCATTTTAAGTTTTCTTATAGCCTTCTTTAACACAACAAAATATGCAGCATAAATCGAGTGATTGACAGTATAATGAATTGCCATTTTGAAATCTTCATGATAAGGGCCTTTGACGCAAGTAATCTTAgtgattatattatatatttaaaatatattaaaacgaGTGGAATGCTGAATTTGGGTTTGTATCTTTAATTCTTAAATGCTGAATTTTTCAGCAACTCCTCTAATCAGAGTTTATGACTTCATTGAGTAGTATGTTTGTCACTTGTAAAGAACTTTTTTAACACTTTCAGCATTAATACAGGCTCCTATGatcataaaattattaattttacataattatatgttaggTTAGAACACATGTACATAATActtgtaaagaaattttcaatcaataaataaatacttaCCAGGAACTAAAGAAGTTTTCAAGCAAAACTTGTTACACCCGCTCTCTTCATATTGCCCATATACAAGATTGTAAATACTCAAACCCTACCAATGTGCAAAATATAAGTTAACGTTGAATATTAATATGTAGCATACAGCAAATTTCTAACTAAATCCCCAGAAAGCTTTTTTATTTCAATGGATACTAGTATTACTATGGAGCATCATATTATTTACGTTGCATTctaattgaaatatatttatgCATTTTGACTAACTTACAATTGTGGGTATTGTAGATTTGGTGCTGGAGCTATAGCAACTTCTGCTGTACGAAAGTATTAATAAATTGAGCCTCTTTAAGAGACTTCGCTGTAGCAACTTATGATGTATGAAAGTATTAATTAATTGAGCCTCTTTAAGAGACTTCTCAACAGAAGTGTTTCTGATGTGATTGTATTACAGATATACATTTGAGTACATTCAATAAGCCTGTGAGTTTTATGAAATCTTTCAAATATGTAGACACTCTGCAGTCAAACTTATATGGAAGCTAGTTTCGTTTGAGTTCTTGAGCTAGTCCTAACTAAACCTGTTATGCATGTACATTTGGTTACTTTTACAAGTTTCGCATAAATTTTTAAGAGTCATTCTAGCATCACATGTGAGGTAAATATAGGCCCTCTgcagtcaaacttgagagattaaTGCATCAATATGGTGACATTTAAATGTTAGgtaaaaaaactaaaagaaagaTGAATGTGAACGATTGTTCATAACAAATTACGTGCAATAGAGACCATCCGAAGAAATTCCCAGGATTTGATGTCAGGTCATCATTAAAAGTCTCTCCAAACTAGGATTTAAGAGAGCATGCAAGTTACTGTCTGATAAACCAAGGCTGTAAAGGTAGTAACCGGTTAAATTAGAAATGGTATTCGGATATTAAACATTTTGTAGATAAGAACTTACAGCGGTAAGAACTGACAACTGATTCCCAAACGTGTGAACTGGTTCAGGGAAAAGAATAAATTGAACAAAATGATTGCTGACGATTTCAGAGGTCCTGACCTCTTCCACACACTCAGAATTTAATCTAATACCCTACCTCACATTCTTTACTCCTCTTTTATTTACCTATCTCAATTAATAAAAGTCATGCAGCTATCTCAATTAATAATAGTCAGTCCACTTAGTTAACCAGTTTCAAATAATTTTGAGGCTGTGATATTTTGCTTCTTTCCTATTCCTTCTCACATACACTCTCCTACTTGGATGTTACTTCCTATCACGGAAAATAGAATCTTATGCGGATTATTTAACTTATCGCTAAAATTACCCAATTAACTTTGGCTTGAAGTGTGGGAAAAGTAAAGGCCCACAAGTATATCGTGAAACAAGCCCCGAGTCCATTCTAAGGACTAAATGTCCCCAATGTCTACACGCTAATTAAAGAGTACCTCATATATATGTTGATAGCTGCAAAATCAGAAttactttttcttttaaaagagTTCTTATATAATTATCAAGGCAGTAAAAAATTATTCTAAGGACCAAATATCCCAAAAGCCTGCGCTAAAGGTGAAGTAGAAAATACATCAAAAACTTAAGATTAAGGTTCAGACCTCATAGTATTCCATCTTGGTTATCAAggcaataaatataaattataatggtAGTAACTCCTGTCTAAGATTGCCACCCATTTCCATCCTCCATGATTGATCAACTAGACTCGCAAACTCTCTGAAATTCACACAGTAATCCCATAAGAAATATTAGCAATTCACAGAAGTACTAACAGGATATAAAAAGAGAAACCAAAACTTCTTTTACAATTAAAAGAGGAATCGAGTAATAGGAGAACATATTCTGCTTCGAAGTTAGAAATAATGATTAAGGATTAACCTCACAATCTCCTAGCTACAGCATACTTAAAATCCATCTATACACCACCAAAAACTCTAAACTGTTGAGTTCATATCAATTTATTAGTTCTAGTTTTCTTACATTAGATGCCATATTGTGAAAGGAATGCTGATTGGAAAGCCTGTTGGTTGTAGAACGAATCATACAACCACAAAAATAACAGCAAGGCCATTTTCCACTCGGTGGAGTCAGCTGCTAGATTACACAACACATAATGCTTCTATAGTgtgttaattttaaaatgaattataaGATTTATGATCAATGATTAACAATAGCATTTAATAGATTTTTCAGATAAATATTGATAGGAAAATCACAAATTTTAAGGTGaataaattataacattaaatccTCCTTGGACTTGttgatttttttcttcttatatatGAGACCAAAAGAAGTAAATAATAAGAATCAAACAATAATATGATTAAAAAGTAGATGATCTAAAATTAATAGACTAAATTGAAACAACCTCAAGTCATGGCTGACAACTAGTACAGTTAATTCTTTTTTTAGATGCTTTAAAAGCTTCACAACATCTGCACGCGCTTTCCAATCTAACCAAAAAGCGAAAGTATTAGATTAGATACAACTTTAAGAGAATACATTATcgttcattttaaaaataaaagatatttccTAAAACAATAGGGGAAaaactaacatgtgccccaaaggCACAAGTTAATATACTAtttatatttatagaaatattttcttgaaaTGCGTGCattcaattttttgaaattttaaatatgactttattacaCTTACTTTTTCTAATTacagtatccttaacatgtgccctaatgttagcatgacccaaacAATTGATGTAAACAATAGACTGTAAATAGTAATATTTGTACTTTTATATTGTAATATGTGGTTCTATTTAAACAGATTAGCCATTGTATTGTAACATAACATTGAAATATATTAGAAACACTTTTCTACATGGTATCGGCCTCCccattttcaacatttttttgtTGCTTCAACATTTTCTTTGTTGCTTTGAATTAACTTTTCAACTATTCATACTAATATTCCAGGCCAGGTAATGTAGTTAGTACAATCAGTAGAAGTCAAGTTCAATTACACTACTAAGATAATTAGACTCCCAAAACAATAGGAAACCTGATAATGATAACAATTACGTTACAGGAATTTTGAACAAAATGTTGCAAAAACTTGATTTTAGTTGGAATAAGTTGAATACTTTTTAAAGGGAAGAAATCCAAAGGTAAATTTAGTTCAAAAACTCGTAGTAatgcaaaataaaaaaatcataggtTCCAGCTTAATACCAAGTCCAGCAAGAGGCTCGTCCAGTATTAATAAATCAGGGACTTGCacctgaaaataaaaaataccatTCATCCAATTGACACTCGGTTGTCTGAAAATAAACTAAAACTACTATCAGGAGCCAGTCATGTGAAGACATGAAGCAAAATCAAGCAGGCATGTCTGTATTTTGTTTCTAGTTtctttttaagaaaaattaacttACTAACTGTATGGCCAAGGCAAGGCGACGTTTGTAACCACCGCTGAGGGAGTGAGGATTCTTATCCAATGATATCCCACTTAATCCAACCTATATTTATGAATAAGAAACCGAATTGCATATGAAACATCAGAACAAAATGACCGTGAAgaaaatactaaataaattaatGACTATAAATAAACATACAAATGAATTTGCAAATTGTATAGTTATCTATCTATCTATAAGAACACACTCTGTAATATCAAAGGTATGACTACCCAGTTAATTGCCCTCTGAAGCCCTAGAGCAAGTTTCTCCCTTAATTGATCATTACCCTTTTGCCTTGGCCACCCAAAAGTGACTTCTTCAAGTACAGTATCAGCAACAAAATACCTAGGTTGCAACACCAATACGTGTAGACGTTTAGAAATGGAAATCCAATAAAAATGAAACATGATCAGAAAATAATTACAGAAGGGTAATGGAGAaagtttaaaattaaataatatactgCTCGTACaatttggaataaaaatatttgatttagtatCATGAAGCCTGTAAAAAGTGTTTTGTGTATATTTAAAAGAATATTTGGATACATCAACTGAGTCATCTCTCAAAGTTCAAAATACTTCAAGTAAGACACTGAAACTAATGACAGATGAAAAACATATCTCTAAATATAAAGGTATTGTGTTGCAGTTGTACAAGTGTTTGAAACAAAGATTTGTACAACACTCTTCCTAATATGCCATGTCAGACAATCGTGTAATACATTTTCAGCATCAAGAGAACTATATATCATAGAATGATGGTAAGCCTGAAATGTTGGTCCCTTGCGACCTTTTCAAGGTCTATTCTTCTTGGATTGAGTCACTTGAAATTTGTAAACGATGTAGTTGATGCAGTATATAGCATTATTTCTCATTATTTACAGCATAAGATTAAAACAAAATGCAAGTTGTAGAATAAAAATATATCTTACTGTATTCAACTAATTTATTTTCGTACCTCTCTGGAAACTGGAAGACAATACCGACCCTTTCTGGCACCAATGGCTCCGGAGATTGACTAGGATTTCCATCATCCCCATATTTTTGGATGTAAATAGATCCAGATGTTGGTTTGCTTATTCCAGCAAGAAGCTATAAGGAACGAAAGGAGTTCACATGGAGGAGCGAAATTAATCATCCAAACAGGCAAGTAACATTGAATTTTCAATAAAGCAGATTCACAAAAAGAGAAAATAGGTGGAAGACCTGCAATAGTGTTGTTTTTCCGCTTCCACTCTGTCCAAAAATTAGACCAAAACTGTGGCAATTGACCGAAATGAGCTACCACACATACAAAAAATCCTTTGTTCTTTTACCAAATATTAGGAGGGACAACAAGAAGATGCAGTAGGAAGTAACATACATTTCATTAGCTCCAGATTATGATTTTAGATTCACTCATCACCCAATCACCCTAGTAGTTAGTTTTACCGACTGTAGTCAAGATCAAGTTTGAATCATAAGATCGTAAGATAATTACCATTTTTGTGTGtttaattttcatgtttttgtGTGTATATGTATGAAATTACCATTTTTCCCTTCGTTGGATCTTACGTGACATGCTAACCATCCAAGTTTTACATCTTTCACAAGCCAACAAATCCTATGTAAGATCTCGTGCCTGACTACATTGGTTCTATCCCTTTTAAAGTATATAAGGAAAAGGTGGAAAAATGGGATACGAATTAGGGGAAAACTCATACTCTGGATCAGTTCTAAATAATGTTTAAAAAACCAAACCAACGAGACCTCAGACCTCCGAACCATGACTCAATTTATTTAAACTGCTCAAACCAGAACAAAAATGCGATCGAACTGTGTGTCAACTCCCGGTTTTGGGttcaactttttttaaaaaatatatggtATAAGCTATGTAGTACCTACATTTAGGGCTAAATATGTGTCATCTAGCTACACTCAATCACTTCGATTTTCTTAAATTATTCCTGGAGTCCACATGTCAATATCAATGTCGTGAATAGTGCTCGTGTTTGTGTTAGTGTTTCATAAGTTATAAGCTCTAAAGCTATGAAAAAAGATATGTCAGTGTCAGTATCCGAAACCGACACTAATACTTGTGATTAcattaattaattcattttattttttcaaattatttctgGTATCGACATGTCAGTGTCTGTGTTGTGCTTCTGGTGTTTGTGCTTCATAAGTAACGAATACCTAAACATTTCAAACTGATACATAACTGAATTTGATGAAATCAAAACATGAAAAAGTACCTTTTCTCCGGAAGCGAAAAACTAACCGAATTGAGAAGGTTAAGCTGAGTCCCTGGAGGTTGATAACTAACATCTTTAacctaaaacaaaaaaaaatcacagtTCAATTATCAGTACATACATTCGTGATTCCTACAATttcaattataaatataaatcaaTTATGAACACGAGTAAAAAATTGCATTTCAGATAGACATAATCAAAATGATGCTTGAGACGGTTACTACATACTTCAAGAGATGAGTAACGGCAGCGAGTGGTTGGGAATTTGAAGGTGCAATGCGATTGGGGAAGTGAGGATGGTGATAAGGGAAAAGAGGAAAGTGGAGATTTGAGGAAGCGAAAGGCGATTGGTGGATTGAAAGAGGTCGCCATTGACGGTGGTGGTTCGGTTGGGGAGTGGAGGAGGGAGTGGCGTTCGTCTTTTTGGTTTCGGCTTGTGTGTGCACAGTTCACTACCAAAAATATCCGTGTAAGTTAGAAACTTcgatcaaataaatcaaatagaaAATTGAATATGCACCGAAGGACATAACTTTTGAATATTTCTTTGTTAATATTTGTGAACTAATAGGATGGAAAAACTTACTAATATTATATTTCTTTGTCAAGTGTCGTATATTTGGCAATCTGTCAAATGATTTATAACTAGAGTGATTATTATCATTAATATTGTATACTTGTTATAGAAAACTGATAATTTGTCAAGTGTCATATATTAAGTGTGGCtattgtagcggtgaaatttgtgagactagagtcattgattgacttagctcaGATATTTTAACAGagttgccaccgcgctttattgttttcaaagaaAATTGGAGATCGAGCGAAATAAAactcacagaagtttttaaacTCAAAACTGATAAACTTAGCAATGATTTAGGTACAggggtttgttatgcaagggAAAGATATTAGCACCCCTCTCATCTACGATACTCCGTAGGAAactttttttgaaatatatattatcattgttattgttataaaactgcttttttctgtatttttatttaaatagaatGGGAGGACgagaaaagaagattttaaaagtgagctcgataagacatcgcatcttaggcctacacaTCCCTTAactgcaatagggaagtcagagcttttgtagtttctcttaaaagaaaaaaaaaaggcaagaggcaaaaatatttttaggtgttgagctttaacaatactcaacgggtttttaaaatgttaagttttaacaatacttaacaagttttaaaaggtgtcaagctttaacaatacaagtcAAAAGTTTAACAAAagaggttggttgagctttagcaatacaaaaccaagggttgatttaaaaaaggttgagctttaacaatacaaaaccatttttaaaacaagtggttgcaaagctttaacaatattaagcacaaagtaaaagagtctgaaaaagagagtgagtaccttgacaattttagtcaatatcctTCTTATTCCTTTGGAGTTTTAGGCAACAtcttaagcaatcaatcatggTGAATATCTTAAGTGATGTGTGTGATATCATGTGTGTCATGGATATAAACAAGGGTGAGTTTAACAATATCAATATATAAGCCAAGGATAAATGTTTGATGGATTAAAGAGTGACATACCTcaagatcatttcatgtatgaatgaatatgatgtgatAATAGATGGATGTCTCATGAATGTGGTGGGGTTAGTTTAACAATATATTCCTATACAAGTATGATAACATAACCAAAATATAAATGTACAAAGatgtaaatcaacaagtatatgtacaagggTATAAGTAAAGAGAGATCATAGCAACAAGTTATATTTACatccaaaaattagggtttttgggttTTATGTTATATACACCTAAACCTAATCATTTTAAAGTTGATTTAAACAAAACCCTAGGTGATTTAACTAAGGGAACATGTTAACATTTTCAAGAGGAGCCTACTTTAACCTAATTGATTCACACAAAAGTATATACAAGCTTACTtggtgaaaatattaaaagaagttAATTTTAAAAgcataaaagacttgttttttattcaatttttaaataactaaataataaatatttttgtgattttaaaatatattctcaaaatag encodes the following:
- the LOC131642103 gene encoding protein LAZY 1-like, whose amino-acid sequence is MKLFQWVHRKLRQNIDPVKDFTLGNPCAPRLTVQLTVDSQYSQTKSSFSSINHSCFLKPRYQESQTSWGREEETSAAISELFEGFLTIGTLGAEAVTNEPATPTFATPLENLPKKDVMETELKLISYELEKFLEAEEECFNESSRKNSLSNITLSRKETDGSDAEEYGNEAVCPLQGYLLGSSFKIIEKVEVTEEWASLAELFQRTKTTKEECTETGVKEKQVKQAQKSAMHIMKNMWKKVYSSSKSCSTAGNIVDSTTTNAKLRKVPRKFHRKVYPKDTINAKSVTKSHKDDNEGTRNPDPGRKFNTDNKSKKWSKHCETIWNPSQDGLSCDGSTGNNEHWIKTDAEYLVLEL
- the LOC131642101 gene encoding ABC transporter I family member 11, chloroplastic-like isoform X1, yielding MATSFNPPIAFRFLKSPLSSFPLSPSSLPQSHCTFKFPTTRCRYSSLEVKDVSYQPPGTQLNLLNSVSFSLPEKSFGLIFGQSGSGKTTLLQLLAGISKPTSGSIYIQKYGDDGNPSQSPEPLVPERVGIVFQFPERYFVADTVLEEVTFGWPRQKGNDQLREKLALGLQRAINWVGLSGISLDKNPHSLSGGYKRRLALAIQLVQVPDLLILDEPLAGLDWKARADVVKLLKHLKKELTVLVVSHDLREFASLVDQSWRMEMGGNLRQELLPL
- the LOC131642101 gene encoding ABC transporter I family member 11, chloroplastic-like isoform X2; this translates as MATSFNPPIAFRFLKSPLSSFPLSPSSLPQSHCTFKFPTTRCRYSSLEVKDVSYQPPGTQLNLLNSVSFSLPEKSFGLIFGQSGSGKTTLLQLLAGISKPTSGSIYIQKYGDDGNPSQSPEPLVPERVGIVFQFPERYFVADTVLEEVTFGWPRQKGNDQLREKLALGLQRAINWVGLSGISLDKNPHSLSGGYKRRLALAIQLVQVPDLLILDEPLAGLESLRV